The genomic DNA CGGAAAGGATGCAATGGAAGCACTGATGAGGGGATATCCCAAGTCTTCCCGAAATTCATTAGGTGCGGCCGAACTTTCATCGGCATAGAATCTCCACATGCCAATGGATTTCCCACTCGCGTCGAACAGCCATAGGGTCGCCGCGAATTTGTTAGGATCCTCAAATGAAATTGCGTTCATATGATAGATGGCGACCTCGGTTTGGATTACTGGCATCACAGCCCTCCTTTCAACGTGAATAAAATAGTCGGAGCCCATTTGGGTCGGGTTTTGCAACCACATATTGGTATCGACAGCCTCTTCGCGGCACCATGGAAATTCTTCTTCGTCGTCCTTATCGATGCCTGGTGACACCGACTTGCAGACACACATCGAGGACTGGACATGCGGAACATTTCGGCAAAGTCGGGGTGCAGATATGTTTGCCAAATGGAACAAGCAGGCGGTTGATCTCTATCCAAAACCTTTTCGGCAATTGGTCCTCAAGATGCATCATGGTCTGTTCGGGAGTCGATGCTGAAATAAATCCCCATCGATTCGTCACCCGATGGACGTGGATATCCACACTGATCGCCGGTAACCCACATGCGATACCTAACACGAGATGCGCGCATTTGGGGCCCACGCCTGTGAAAGACCGTAGGACGGCTTCATCGCACGGCAGCACCCCTGCATAATTTTGCACCGTACGTATTGCGATCTCCCGGATATGTACGGCCTTTACCTCCCGAAACGACGTCCCATGAATCAGCTGTTCGATCCGTTCGACGGAAAGCTTTGCAACATGAGCAGGTGTCCTTGCTATTGAGAACAATCGCCGAGCTGTGGGGACCGTGGTTTCATCCCGAGTTCGGACCGAAATCAAACAAGCGACCAATTGCTCGAACGGTGAAATGAACCCCTCCTCAGCCAACTGAAACATGGCCGCCTTTGGAAAGGGTTCAATCGCTTTCCTGATCTTCCGAAAGACAGACGTGATTTCAAACGGCTGTTTTTGCACACGCATGATCAGTGGTTGTTCAACAGGCTTTCGTCAATTATCCCCGACATAGACCCAAGCGGGGTACAAAAAAGAGAAGAGCCCGATGACCTTTCGATCATCGGGCTCTTGTTGTAACCCGGCAGCGTCCTACTTTCCCACTGCCTCGCGGCAGCAGTAGCATCGGCCTTGGAGGGCTTAACTTCCGTGTTCGGTATGGGAACGGGTGGGGCCCCTCCGGTATGGCCACCGAGAACTTCGTTATTCGTGCATCGTGATTCGCAGGAGAGAGATCACACTTGGGGATTCCCTATCAACGAATAACGTTTAACGATTCACGACGCGCACTGTGTGATGCGCGCAGACCATGTCTATCAGGAGCAAAGGATGTTAAACCGCACGACCGATTAGTACTGGTTAGCTACAGCCCTTACGAGCCTTCCACACCCAGCCTATCAAACTCGTCGTCTACGAGTGGTCTTTAGGGGGCTTACGCCCCGGGAGAGCTTATCTTGAGGCACGCTTCTCGCTTAGATGCTTTCAGCGATTATCGCCACCGGACATAGCTACCCGGCACTGCCGCTGGCGCGACAACCGGCACACTAGAGGTCCGTCCTTCACAGTCCTCTCGTACTAGTGAAAGCCCCTCTCAACTCTCCTCCGCCCACAACAGATAGGGACCGAACTGTCTCACGACGTTCTGAACCCAACTCTCGTACCGCTTTAATAGGCGAACAGCCTAACCCTTGGGACCAGCTTCAGCCCCAGGAT from Nitrospira sp. includes the following:
- a CDS encoding Endonuclease III, producing MRVQKQPFEITSVFRKIRKAIEPFPKAAMFQLAEEGFISPFEQLVACLISVRTRDETTVPTARRLFSIARTPAHVAKLSVERIEQLIHGTSFREVKAVHIREIAIRTVQNYAGVLPCDEAVLRSFTGVGPKCAHLVLGIACGLPAISVDIHVHRVTNRWGFISASTPEQTMMHLEDQLPKRFWIEINRLLVPFGKHICTPTLPKCSACPVLDVCLQVGVTRHR